The genomic stretch TGGCGAGTGGTTTGATGAAGTACCGTTTCGGCGCGCGCAGCGCCGCCGGAAGAATGACTGCCTTGTCACTCACGCCGAATGTGCGAGAACACTGATTCCAGATGCTCCACTGCCACCTCCAAGCCAGGGGACCCGCTTAAGAGCTAGCGGTTTGAGCCGCTTTCTTTTGCCTACTTTTCTTTGCGGCCGGCAAAGAAAAGTAGGTGCCCCCCCGCACAGGGGGAACGCTAATAAACCAAAAAGAAAAGAAAAACCCACCGCCGTAGGCACACAGAATAATGCCGCCGCAAAAGGCAAAAAGGACAAAGAAAAACCCAACGCCGCAGGTAAGTCTGCACGCCTGCAAGCGAGAAACCAGCCCCTCGCGCTAGAATCATCGCAGGCCGCATTCACGCCGTTTCATCGGGTCATCGCCGCGCATCTCGGCTTGCCGGACGAAGAGCAACTGGTGTGCGGCATGTCGCTCGGTTTCGCCGACGAAAGCGCGCGGGTCAACCTGTTGCGCACCGAGCGTGAACCGGTCGAACGTTTTCCCTGTTCCTCGATTGAAGAACGTTGCCGCGTGTCGTCGCTTGCCATCATCCACTACTACTTTCCACCGGACCACCATGAAAACATCGCGCCGAAACTTTCTGATGCTGAGCGTGGGCGTCGGCTCGACGCTGGTGCTCTCGCGTGCCGCGTTCGCTGACACAGGCGGCAAGCTCAGCGAAGCGGATCCGAAGGCACAAGCCGTCGGCTATAAAGAGGACGCTTCCAAGGTCGACAAGGCGAAATTCCCTGACTACACCGCCGGACAAACTTGCGGCAACTGCTCGCTGTTCCAGGGTAAAGCCACGGACGCCTATGGCGGCTGCACGCTGTTCGGCGACAAGCAGGTCGCCGCGCGCGGCTGGTGCAGTTCGTATTCAAACATCTGATGTGAACGAACGCGCGCCGCCCGCACGCATGTCAGCGCAATGCGTCCAGCAGCAGTGGATGCGAATGGCCGATCCACACGGCCGCGTCGCGATGGTCGCGCAGGGCGTCGCCGGTGTTCGGGTGGAGAAAAATATCGAGCGAGCCATGATTCAGCGTGAGCCAGCCGACAATCTCGGCGAACTGCTCCTGGCTGAATGCGAGCTGATACGACCACATCGGATGCGGCCCGACCGGACGCTCGTGAAAGCGGCCCAATTGCAGCTTGCCGTTCCAATGCGCATCGATCTGCTCGCGAAAGGCCCACGCGGCGTCGCGGCTGCTTGAGTCGAAGTAGATGTGGGCGTGCCAGCTTGCAATGGCCGAGGTGTCGCGAAAGGTCATAAGAGGGTCAGTTGCATATCAGTCTTTATCAGACTTTCATTCTGCTTGAGTTTCCGTCGACGCGTGCGGTAAGCGCCTCATGTGAAACTGTCTTTCATCTTCATCGACTGTCTCGAAGCCCAGGCGTTCGTACAGGCGTTTCGCCGGATTGCCCTTGAGCACCTTGAGCGTGACCGGCAACGCGTCGGCTTGTGCGGCCTGCAGGACCGTTTGCAATGCGCGCTCGCCGATGCCGCGGCCTTGATGCTCCGGCGCGATCTGCAATTGCACGACGACCCATTCGGTATCGTTGCGATGTGCTTTCAGCAAACCGGCCGGCGCGCCGTCGACGCAAATCACCCGCGCCGTGTCGTAGCGATGCAGCAGCCGCGCGCGATGCCCGGCGTCGTCCGCAGGTTCACCGACGCGCGCCAGATGCTCGGTCATGGTCGCCTTGCGCAGTTCGAAGAGAAAGCCTTCGTCGGCGTTCAACGCTGGACGCAAGGTGAGGACAGGTTCTGGTGTGGGCATGCTGGAAACGTTCCCGGTGCGCAGGCGGCTCGTAAGAATTGTCGCGCCATCAGCGCTTTTTTACCACGCGGTCATGTTTCGGCCGATCAACTTCATGGCTCGGCGGCCGCGTCGATTCTGCTACGGATGATCCGCGTCGATGCCGGCAAGCGTGCCGCTTCAAGCACTATTTGGCGGCGCAGCTGAAACAATCCGATCTTTTCAGCGCCTATTGACCGAAATCGCCGAGCGCCGGCGATTCGCCAAATTGGGCCGCCATTTCCCCTCGTTTCGCGCAATTGCATTCGCGCTCTCTCGCATAAACTGGTTTCCATGGAGCGACAGGTCATCGAGCCCATCGACGCGGTCTTCCCCCGCGTTGTTTTGAACCGTACCGTTGATAGCAGTTTGCCGCGGTTGTCGAAAGCGGCAGGGCAGGAAAGCAGTAGGAAGTAGAAGCAATCGGAACAGCGCGCAGTCGATTCAATAAGCGCTGGAAACAGCAGGGGATTGCAGCGAGGTGCAGTGAAACGAAGGACCGAGCTGTGATGTAGTAGCAATTGAAGTTGCAGTTCAAGTAGCAGTTGAAGTAGCAGCAGCGTTGTTAGTGAGTGGTGGGTATAGGTCGGCAAGCATCCACGCGCCTGCGCGACTCCTCCATCCTGTCCGACCCTGTTCCCTTGCGGAACAGGGTTTTTTTTCGTCGGTGCAGCACATTGCGACTTGCATTCGCTTAAGTCTGTCTTAATAGTTGCTTGCCATGATGGCGACACAGATTCACATTCAGAGTCTGTCAGGCCGCCGGCGCATCGGCGGCGTTTGTCACCGGACAACAAAATTCCGGTGGCAAAGCCGAGAGTTAGCGAAGGAGGTTGAACCGATATGTCCAGTAAATCGCGAAGCCGCAAGCACAGTCAGCCAGCAATGTCGCCGCTGTTGCGCGCGCTTACCTATAGCCGCACCGCACACGAGCCAGTCACCGAGGCGATGCTTTTGCAGAGCTACACCGCTCTCGATGCATTCCGGCACGGCCACGGCTCGCGGAATTTGCACATGACGCTGAGCCGGCATTTGCTGGTGTCGCAAGAACTTTCGCGTCTCGGGCTCGGGGCGGACGTGCTTGCCGACATTGAAAGCGCACACGCAGCGATGGTTCAGCTCGACGTCCGCGAGCATCGCGATGGCATCTGGACACTCGAGGACAGCGAATATTCCCGCCTTTGCACTGCGCTGGCCATTCTGGACGGACAACTGTCCATCGCCTCGCTGAGCGACATCGCGAACGCCGAAGCGAAAATGCTCGAAGGACTGATGAGATCGGCCCAGAAACAGGCGGCTGCCGTAGCGACGGTCTAACCGCGCCGTTCTTCGCTCTGCATAACCCGGAAACGAAAAACGCCCTACGTAGGGCGTTTTTTTGACTCCGGAGTCAACCGTTATCACGATCGCTCAGCGCGCGCTAACCTTGTACCCATCGTTGAGCGTCTTCAGGAACGCGATGATGTCGCGAATGTCTTCATCGCTCATCGCGGGCTTGTCGCCGAATTTGCGGTCGAACGGCGCGTCTTTGTCGTCGATGTTTGCCTGGTACTTCGCTGGCAGATCATCGTACTTCTGAATCTTTCCATCAGGGCCGCGCGGGTAGAACTTCTGCGGCGCGGTATTGCGTTCGTTGTAAAACGCCATGACGTCCTCGAGCGAACGATAAACGCCGTTATGGAAGAACACCTGGCGTGTGGCGACGTTGCGCAGCGTCGGCGTGAGGAACATCCCGCAATACTGCGTCTGGTCCTTCAGGTCGGTACGGAAGGGCCCGCAGATGCCCATGTCGAAGAAGCCGTGGTCCCGGTTGGCGGCAAGGCTGGCATTCCGTGGCACGCCGAGCGCCTCGTACTGATAATCCGTGAACATCGGCGGCAGGCCGTCGGAACCCGGCTTCGAAAGATGGCAGCCCGCACAGTTCGCCTTGTTCGGGTCGTTGAACAGACGCAACCCGTGCAGTTCCGCCTGACTGAGCCGTGCTTTTCCTTCAAGCCAATAGTCGTATTTGCTGGTGTAAGGATGAAACGATTGCTCTTCCACCTGGTAGCGCGCAATGGCAAACATGGCCTCTGACATGGCGAGGTCCGTGTTTTCGAAAACGTTCGGACCGAATAGCTGAATGAAGTCGTTCCTGTACGGCGTGCGCTGAAGCTTCGCCAGGACGTCGGCCATGCTCGCATTCGCCATTTCGACCGGGTTCAACATCGGACCGGATGCCTGTGCCTGGAGCGTGTCGGCGCGGCCGTCCCAGAACATGCCGCCTTGCGGCACCAGCGCAGGCGCGGCAGGTGCAACCCCCGCGTTTTTCTGAGCCTTTTCCACGCCCGCCGCCTGACTCGCAATCTGCGCCAGATCGGGCGCATTGTCCGCGTCGCCGCTATCCGGGCCGATGCTGAAATTCGGTTGCCGGTAGAGGTACATGAGTGACTGCGGCGGCCGGTAGCCTTGCTGCGACAGAGCGGGCCCGCCTAACTGAACAGCCAGATTGTTCGCTGGCCCGTACGAGTGCTCCGGGCTATGACACGACGCACATGACTGGCGACCGGACGCGGAGAGCGTCGGGTCGAAAAATATCTTCTTGCCGAGTTGCGCCACGGCGCTGAGCTGAGCCGGTGCAACCGGGCGCTGGAGCGCGATGGGGTTTGCATTCGCCCCCGTGAGGTCTTCGACAAGCGCGCCGACTGCGGCTGGACCCCGCGACGGGTACGCCAACGCCCAGACACAAAAACCGATCGACGCGATAAGCACGGCGGCGACGAGCAACGCCAGAATGCGCCGGGCGCTGTACCGCGACGGATGCTGAGGAGGACGTGATTCGACGGGACGAGCTGCGGAAGCGGGCATAGGGGCAACGGCAAGGAAGCTAAAAACGAAAAATGTTGCCAACCCCGAAAAGGTTGGCAACACGGAGATACCGTCTAGCTACGCGTCGACGCGTAGCGCGGAACTTAGATAGCAGGGACCGACGCGACCGGCGTGCCCAGGTTCGGGTCGACGAACAAAGTCGGGTTGTTGCCGCCGCCGTTGAAGTTGAACAGGCCCATGATGCTGCCTGCCGTCGCATCGAAGGAGCCGCCGCCGATCCGCTGGCTGCCCAGCCAGTTATCTTCGATGAAGCGAACCACGGACGCCTGGCTAATCAGGGTATGGTCGACATAATTGGCCTTCGCCCACGGCGAAATTACGAGGAACGGGATGCGCGTGCCAGGGCCGCAACGACCGTTGACCGCAGCGCCGCTCACACCGACCGGAGCCGTTCCCGTGCCGCACTTGCCGGCGCCGTTCAACTGGTCCGCCTGAGCATCGAATGACGAAGACGTCGGGTTCGCAAAGGCATGGTCGTACCAGCCATCCGAATCGTCCCACGCGACAATCACGGCCGTGCTCTTCCAGTCAGGCTGTTGTTGGAGGAAGTTGACGATCTTGGCCGTGAACGCCTGTTCGTCGAGCGGGTCGGAGTAGCCTGCATGGCCGTCCTGGAACGCCGGCGCCTTGATGAAGCTGACCGACGGATAGTTGCCTGCCTTCACGGATGCAAAGAAGTCGTCGGTGTCGTACTGGTGATTGGCCGGGTCAGCCGTCTTGCCATCCGACTGTAGCGTGTAGCCGATGGCTGCAGTCGCGCTCGGGCGCAAGTGCTGCGGGTTCGCCGTCGATGCGTAGTACTGGAACCAGTTGTGGTGCGGGATGTAGTCGGCCGTTGCCTGTCCGACCACCGGCGACACCGTGCTGCGCTTGCAGCCCGTCGTGCCGTTGCTGTTGGTGGTCGCGAGGTTGAAGCCGCCCATGAAGCCGCCCCAAGTGATGCTCTTCGCGTTGAGCAGGTCGCCGATGTTCTTGCCGGACATCAGGATCTGGTCAGTCGTGCTGGAGCACAAGTCCGCAGCCGGGTCGGCGTCGTTGATCAGCGTGATGCCGCCTTGACCGTCGTTGACGTAATACGAGTGCGATGCCGTCGACAGATTGAACGGTTGCTGGCTGGTCTTGACGAGCTGCACGCCGTTGTTCTGACCGGAGATCACTTCAAGTGCGCCCGGAGTCGATGGGCCATACGTATCCGTATAAGCGTTGTCGCTCATCGCAAAGTGCTGCGCCCAGTTCCACATCGCCGACACGGTGTTGCCGTCGTAGTAGCCCATGACCTGGCCAGTCGTACCGAAGGCGCCGGCGCCGCCGCTCGAACCCTTACCCGTGAACTTCGGGAAAAGGTCGGCAGCGCCGTTGTCGTACGCTTGCTGCTCCGCCGTGTACGCGTGGTTCTGGTCGGCCGTCGCGGCCTGAGTGCGGTCCAGCCGGAACGGATTGGCAGCGCCCGTGCCGTTCGCGGTGTTCGTGAAGTTCGGGTTGGCGGTCAGCAACGTGCCGCTCAGGCCGTTCACCGTCGGCGTGCCGGCCGCAGCCGTGAACGCAGGTTCGCCAGCCGGGTTCGCCGCATTCGGATAGGTGGCGAAGTAGTGGTCGAACGAGACGTTCTCGTTATAGATCAC from Paraburkholderia sp. IMGN_8 encodes the following:
- a CDS encoding high-potential iron-sulfur protein, translating into MKTSRRNFLMLSVGVGSTLVLSRAAFADTGGKLSEADPKAQAVGYKEDASKVDKAKFPDYTAGQTCGNCSLFQGKATDAYGGCTLFGDKQVAARGWCSSYSNI
- a CDS encoding DOPA 4,5-dioxygenase family protein, which codes for MTFRDTSAIASWHAHIYFDSSSRDAAWAFREQIDAHWNGKLQLGRFHERPVGPHPMWSYQLAFSQEQFAEIVGWLTLNHGSLDIFLHPNTGDALRDHRDAAVWIGHSHPLLLDALR
- a CDS encoding GNAT family N-acetyltransferase; protein product: MPTPEPVLTLRPALNADEGFLFELRKATMTEHLARVGEPADDAGHRARLLHRYDTARVICVDGAPAGLLKAHRNDTEWVVVQLQIAPEHQGRGIGERALQTVLQAAQADALPVTLKVLKGNPAKRLYERLGFETVDEDERQFHMRRLPHASTETQAE
- a CDS encoding cytochrome c peroxidase, with translation MPASAARPVESRPPQHPSRYSARRILALLVAAVLIASIGFCVWALAYPSRGPAAVGALVEDLTGANANPIALQRPVAPAQLSAVAQLGKKIFFDPTLSASGRQSCASCHSPEHSYGPANNLAVQLGGPALSQQGYRPPQSLMYLYRQPNFSIGPDSGDADNAPDLAQIASQAAGVEKAQKNAGVAPAAPALVPQGGMFWDGRADTLQAQASGPMLNPVEMANASMADVLAKLQRTPYRNDFIQLFGPNVFENTDLAMSEAMFAIARYQVEEQSFHPYTSKYDYWLEGKARLSQAELHGLRLFNDPNKANCAGCHLSKPGSDGLPPMFTDYQYEALGVPRNASLAANRDHGFFDMGICGPFRTDLKDQTQYCGMFLTPTLRNVATRQVFFHNGVYRSLEDVMAFYNERNTAPQKFYPRGPDGKIQKYDDLPAKYQANIDDKDAPFDRKFGDKPAMSDEDIRDIIAFLKTLNDGYKVSAR
- a CDS encoding alkaline phosphatase family protein produces the protein MLSRAFLFGVSGIAMAVALYACGGNNGNSLTTVSAQNQLTTSTPIKHVVVIYNENVSFDHYFATYPNAANPAGEPAFTAAAGTPTVNGLSGTLLTANPNFTNTANGTGAANPFRLDRTQAATADQNHAYTAEQQAYDNGAADLFPKFTGKGSSGGAGAFGTTGQVMGYYDGNTVSAMWNWAQHFAMSDNAYTDTYGPSTPGALEVISGQNNGVQLVKTSQQPFNLSTASHSYYVNDGQGGITLINDADPAADLCSSTTDQILMSGKNIGDLLNAKSITWGGFMGGFNLATTNSNGTTGCKRSTVSPVVGQATADYIPHHNWFQYYASTANPQHLRPSATAAIGYTLQSDGKTADPANHQYDTDDFFASVKAGNYPSVSFIKAPAFQDGHAGYSDPLDEQAFTAKIVNFLQQQPDWKSTAVIVAWDDSDGWYDHAFANPTSSSFDAQADQLNGAGKCGTGTAPVGVSGAAVNGRCGPGTRIPFLVISPWAKANYVDHTLISQASVVRFIEDNWLGSQRIGGGSFDATAGSIMGLFNFNGGGNNPTLFVDPNLGTPVASVPAI